In Enterobacter cloacae, the following are encoded in one genomic region:
- a CDS encoding MFS transporter — translation MSRTTTIDIAPASDVDDLPAASQPVQFIKRGTPQFMRVTLALFSAGLATFALLYCVQPILPVLSHEFGVSPASSSVSLSISTGMLAIGLLFTGPLSDAIGRKPVMVTALMLASVCTLLSTMMTSWHGILMMRALIGLSLSGVAAVGMTYLSEEIHPSFVAFSMGLYISGNSIGGMSGRLLSGVFTDLFSWRIALAVIGCFALASALMFWKILPESRHFRPTSLRPKTLFINFRLHWRDKGLPRLFLTGFLLMGSFVTLFNYIGYRLMLSPWHLSQAVVGLLSVAYLTGTWSSPKAGAMTARFGRGPVMLVSTAVMLLGLLMTLFSSLWLIFAGMLLFSAGFFASHSVASSWIGPRARRAKGQASSLYLFSYYLGSSIAGTLGGVFWHNYGWNGVGGFIALMLCAALLVGASLHKRLH, via the coding sequence GTGAGTCGTACAACTACCATTGATATCGCTCCGGCAAGCGATGTTGATGATTTACCCGCAGCATCACAGCCGGTGCAGTTCATCAAACGTGGTACTCCCCAATTTATGCGCGTCACGCTGGCGCTTTTCTCTGCAGGACTGGCAACCTTCGCCCTGCTTTATTGCGTTCAGCCCATCCTTCCCGTTTTGTCTCATGAGTTTGGCGTGTCGCCTGCCAGCAGCAGTGTCTCGCTGTCGATCTCAACCGGGATGTTGGCTATTGGCCTGCTTTTTACCGGACCACTTTCCGACGCCATTGGCCGCAAACCGGTGATGGTCACCGCGTTGATGCTGGCGTCCGTCTGTACCCTGCTTTCCACCATGATGACCAGCTGGCACGGTATTCTGATGATGCGCGCGCTGATTGGGTTATCGCTGAGCGGTGTGGCGGCGGTCGGGATGACGTATCTCAGCGAGGAGATCCACCCCAGCTTTGTCGCATTCTCAATGGGACTGTATATCAGCGGAAACTCTATCGGTGGGATGAGTGGCCGCCTGCTGAGCGGGGTGTTTACGGATTTATTTAGCTGGCGCATTGCGCTGGCCGTGATCGGCTGTTTTGCCCTCGCATCTGCACTGATGTTCTGGAAAATTCTACCCGAGTCACGCCACTTCCGCCCGACGTCCCTGCGCCCAAAAACGCTGTTTATCAACTTCCGCCTGCACTGGCGTGATAAAGGGTTGCCACGGTTGTTCCTGACCGGTTTCCTGCTGATGGGGTCATTCGTCACGCTGTTTAACTACATTGGTTACCGCCTGATGCTCTCTCCCTGGCACCTGAGCCAGGCAGTCGTGGGTCTGCTCTCCGTCGCTTATCTCACGGGAACCTGGAGTTCACCGAAAGCGGGTGCGATGACCGCACGTTTTGGCCGCGGCCCGGTGATGCTGGTGTCAACGGCGGTGATGCTGCTCGGCCTGCTGATGACGCTCTTCTCATCCCTGTGGCTGATTTTTGCCGGGATGCTGCTCTTCTCCGCCGGTTTTTTCGCCTCTCACTCCGTGGCAAGCAGCTGGATAGGCCCACGTGCGCGGCGCGCCAAAGGTCAGGCGTCGTCCCTGTATCTTTTTAGCTACTATCTCGGCTCCAGTATCGCCGGGACGCTTGGCGGCGTGTTCTGGCATAACTACGGCTGGAACGGCGTGGGCGGGTTTATTGCGCTGATGCTGTGTGCGGCGTTGCTGGTAGGTGCCAGTCTGCATAAACGTCTGCATTAA
- a CDS encoding carboxypeptidase Taq, with translation MKNNNYQQLTRTYQRLSRFSHLSSIASWDMFTMMPPGGSAARSEALAEMSVLQHQILTDKKMGEWLAAAASEDLNDIEQANLREMTRHYQQATLLPESLVEAKSLAGSKCEHAWRTQRPANDWHGFSANLKEVVKLSREEARLRAEAKSCSPYDALLDIFEPDMTSARLDVLFGDMKSWLPDLLANAVEKQSQQSFVPPQGPFPTATQRELGLEAMKMLGFDFNGGRLDVSAHPFCGGVPEDVRITTRYDEEELLSALFGVVHETGHARYEQNLPRAWAGQPVALARSTAIHESQSLFFEMQLGRSNAFLKHLLPAVQARFGSQAAFSEENFIAWNQRVKPGYIRVDADEVSYPAHVVLRYEIERALINGDIEVDDIPALWDEKMQAWLGLSTKDNYRNGCMQDIHWTDGGFGYFPSYTLGAMYAAQLFHAAKTALPDLQASIADGDFSALFDWLRQNIWQHGSRFTTSQLITLATGEDLNIRYFREHLTSRYL, from the coding sequence ATGAAAAACAACAACTACCAACAACTCACCCGCACCTACCAGCGTCTCTCCCGCTTCTCGCACCTCTCCTCCATCGCCAGCTGGGATATGTTCACCATGATGCCGCCAGGCGGCAGTGCCGCGCGTAGCGAAGCGCTGGCCGAAATGAGCGTATTGCAACATCAAATCCTGACCGACAAAAAAATGGGCGAATGGCTGGCTGCTGCCGCGAGCGAAGATCTGAATGACATTGAGCAGGCCAATCTGCGCGAAATGACGCGCCATTATCAGCAAGCCACGCTGCTGCCTGAATCACTGGTGGAAGCCAAATCGCTGGCGGGCAGCAAGTGTGAACACGCCTGGCGTACCCAGCGCCCGGCGAATGACTGGCACGGGTTTTCCGCAAACCTGAAAGAGGTGGTCAAACTCAGCCGCGAAGAGGCTCGCCTGCGTGCTGAGGCCAAAAGCTGTTCACCTTACGACGCGCTGCTGGATATTTTTGAACCGGACATGACCAGCGCTCGCCTGGACGTACTGTTTGGCGACATGAAATCCTGGCTGCCGGATCTGCTGGCTAACGCGGTGGAAAAACAGTCTCAGCAATCGTTCGTTCCGCCACAAGGCCCCTTCCCGACCGCCACGCAGCGTGAACTGGGGCTGGAAGCGATGAAAATGCTCGGTTTCGATTTTAACGGCGGTCGCCTGGACGTCAGCGCGCATCCGTTCTGCGGCGGCGTACCGGAAGATGTGCGAATTACCACACGCTATGACGAGGAGGAGCTGCTTAGCGCCCTCTTTGGCGTGGTTCACGAAACCGGACACGCCCGTTATGAACAAAACCTGCCGCGTGCATGGGCTGGCCAACCTGTTGCGCTGGCACGCTCAACGGCAATCCACGAATCCCAGAGCCTGTTCTTTGAGATGCAGCTCGGGCGCAGCAATGCCTTCCTGAAACATCTGCTCCCTGCCGTCCAGGCCCGCTTTGGCAGCCAGGCCGCATTCAGCGAAGAAAACTTTATCGCCTGGAACCAGCGGGTAAAGCCGGGTTATATTCGCGTCGATGCAGACGAAGTGAGCTATCCGGCGCATGTGGTGCTGCGCTACGAGATTGAACGGGCGCTGATTAACGGTGACATCGAGGTCGACGATATCCCGGCGCTGTGGGACGAGAAAATGCAGGCCTGGCTCGGGTTATCCACCAAAGACAACTACCGCAACGGTTGTATGCAGGATATCCACTGGACTGACGGTGGTTTTGGTTACTTCCCATCGTATACCCTGGGTGCAATGTACGCCGCCCAGTTGTTCCATGCCGCGAAAACGGCGCTGCCGGATCTGCAGGCATCCATTGCTGATGGCGATTTTTCGGCCCTGTTCGACTGGCTGCGCCAGAACATCTGGCAGCACGGCAGCCGCTTTACCACCTCACAGCTGATTACCCTGGCGACAGGTGAAGATCTGAACATCCGTTATTTCCGTGAACACCTGACCTCGCGCTATCTGTAA
- a CDS encoding serine protease, with product MRKSVVLLLGTFGLFSGLLHADDGGDDTISAKELKTLFFGHDDRTRVANPAQAPWDAIGQLETASGNLCTATLITPQLALTAGHCLLTPPNGKPDKAVALRFVSQKGTWRYEIHGIEGRVDPSLGKRLKPDGDGWIVPPAAASWDFGLVVLRYPPSGITPLPLFDGDKAALTAALKAADRKVTQSGYPVDHLDALYTHTDCIVTGWAQNSVLSHQCDTLPGDSGSPLMLKTENGWQLIGVQSSAPAAKDRYRADNRALSVTGFRDKLDALAQQ from the coding sequence ATGCGTAAATCTGTTGTGTTGTTACTGGGAACGTTTGGTCTTTTTTCTGGGCTCTTGCATGCGGATGATGGCGGTGATGACACCATTAGCGCCAAAGAACTAAAGACGCTGTTTTTTGGTCATGATGACCGCACGCGTGTCGCTAATCCTGCCCAGGCTCCCTGGGATGCCATCGGGCAACTGGAAACCGCCAGCGGTAACTTATGTACCGCGACCCTGATTACCCCTCAACTTGCACTGACGGCGGGCCACTGCCTGTTGACACCGCCGAACGGTAAGCCGGATAAAGCCGTTGCCTTGCGTTTTGTGTCGCAAAAAGGCACCTGGCGCTATGAAATCCACGGTATTGAAGGCCGGGTTGATCCTTCCCTCGGCAAACGCCTGAAACCTGATGGCGATGGCTGGATAGTGCCCCCCGCTGCAGCCTCCTGGGATTTTGGCCTGGTCGTCTTGCGCTACCCGCCGTCTGGCATTACACCGCTACCGTTATTCGACGGGGATAAAGCTGCGCTGACTGCCGCGCTGAAAGCCGCCGACCGTAAGGTGACGCAGTCAGGCTACCCTGTCGATCATCTGGATGCGCTTTACACCCACACGGACTGTATTGTGACGGGCTGGGCGCAAAATAGCGTGCTCTCACATCAGTGCGATACGTTACCGGGTGATAGCGGCTCACCGTTGATGTTAAAAACGGAGAATGGCTGGCAGCTGATTGGGGTGCAAAGCTCCGCCCCGGCCGCCAAAGACAGATATCGGGCCGATAACCGGGCCTTGTCGGTGACCGGTTTTCGCGACAAGCTGGATGCACTGGCACAACAATAG